From one Esox lucius isolate fEsoLuc1 chromosome 11, fEsoLuc1.pri, whole genome shotgun sequence genomic stretch:
- the il4r.1 gene encoding uncharacterized protein il4r.1 isoform X3 has product MTLIIGEVFIANLSHSGKQLTSGKIYIKDSIKPKAPTIQEVIITENKNIWVKWKTNYKDIPSKNFIAEMSYSKKGQTDGLSLNISSTSHEILGSDLEPNTVYALKIRTYSDFSNRFSDWSEDLEFNSPPSSQGVFNVVIVLICIIVVIITTALFWCVVRLKTKWWDNIPKCSNSVIGHMVPGVPKVLDAPKLLISPIHLDSSEVDQTEGKSWKKSFMEDGSSGGHQQGSCSELDYSSLGYAHVDPTSPALNNVQIISLCQEALRQVFPNLDNSYGNSKKPFVLDPPVNAVSLMKDSGGSSCYNNLTYSSTAAPSSFKESEPSKTFPFSTQPCHVDISRHAPQMCLGTGQPGLHLSTNGTPALLTDFSYKLSDCSDSKTTRSAEDTCLTFGSDDSNVSAPLSRISVVTRNQRFSEAVCKGSVRGTDATMDMPLLPTGLQDVDSGETLIYDMNPCYHSTQVPGCSLAPSDDSYQALQSLGPNSLDPVIAGQSADQGRHVNVSEVPHTSAGNTPLHFLPNSQGGQCLTLGSPFLTAFCADQAMQVQCDSSYHCL; this is encoded by the exons ATGACCCTAATTATTGGGGAGGTGTTTATAGCAAATCTTTCACATTCTGGGAAGCAACTGACTTCTGGAAAAATCTATATCAAAGACAGCA TAAAACCCAAAGCCCCCACCATCCAAGAAGTGATCATAACAGAAAATAAGAATATCTGGGTCAAATGGAAGACAAACTATAAGGATATACCCTCTAAAAATTTTATTGCCGAAATGAGCTACAGCAAGAAAGGACAAACTGATGGG TTGTCCCTAAATATCTCATCAACTTCCCATGAAATACTTGGCAGTGACTTGGAACCAAACACCGTTTATGCTCTGAAGATCAGAACCTATTCCGACTTTAGTAACCGTTTCAGTGACTGGAGTGAAGACTTAGAATTTAATAGTC CTCCATCATCTCAAGGAGTGTtcaatgttgttattgttttaatttgcattattgTTGTGATCATCACAACTGCTCTGTTTTGGTGTGTTGTGAG ACTCAAAACCAAGTGGTGGGATAACATTCCTAAATGTTCAAACTCAGTGATTGGGCATATGGTTCCAGGAGTACCTAAG GTATTGGATGCTCCCAAACTTCTTATATCCCCCATCCATTTAGATTCTTCCGAAGTGGACCAAACAGAAGGAAAATCATG GAAAAAATCCTTTATGGAGGATGGCAGCAGTGGTGGACACCAGCAAGGCAGTTGCTCTGAGCTTGACTACTCTTCACTGGGTTATGCTCACGTAGACCCCACCAGTCCGGCCCTTAATAATGTGCAGATAATCAGTCTTTGTCAAGAGGCCCTGAGACAAGTCTTTCCCAACCTTGATAATTCCTATGGGAATTCCAAGAAGCCATTTGTCTTAGACCCTCCGGTAAATGCTGTCAGTTTAATGAAGGATTCTGGAGGCTCGTCTTGCTACAACAACTTGACCTACTCCAGCACAGCAGCCCCCAGCAGCTTCAAGGAGTCAGAACCAAGCAAGACCTTTCCATTTTCTACTCAGCCGTGCCATGTTGACATCTCACGCCATGCTCCACAAATGTGTCTTGGTACTGGTCAACCAGGCCTCCATTTGTCTACAAATGGCACACCTGCTTTGCTAACCGATTTTTCATATAAATTGTCTGACTGCTCTGATTCCAAGACCACCAGGTCAGCGGAAGACACCTGTCTGACCTTTGGCTCTGACGACAGCAATGTGTCTGCACCTCTCAGTCGTATCAGTGTTGTTACTAGAAATCAGCGCTTCAGTGAGGCGGTCTGCAAGGGTAGTGTGAGAGGGACTGATGCCACCATGGACATGCCACTGCTACCAACAGGCTTACAGGATGTGGACAGTGGAGAGACGCTGATTTATGATATGAATCCATGCTACCACAGCACTCAGGTCCCTGGATGTAGCCTAGCCCCAAGTGACGATAGTTATCAGGCTTTACAGAGCCTGGGGCCAAATAGCCTAGATCCAGTTATTGCAGGGCAGAGTGCGGATCAGGGCAGGCACGTCAACGTGTCTGAGGTCCCCCATACTTCTGCAGGGAACACTCCTCTACATTTCCTACCCAACTCCCAGGGAGGACAATGTCTGACACTTGGAAGTCCTTTTCTCACTGCTTTCTGTGCAGACCAAGCCATGCAAGTACAGTGTGATAGCTCTTATCATTGTCTGTGA
- the il4r.1 gene encoding uncharacterized protein il4r.1 isoform X2 → MYFLFLMMLTNSDTVNADDAMSNGNLQCFNDYDKSMVCLLTTESNCSGYNLELILDEKKICKELCAFEDKKSSSVVSKCSCSIKNMTLIIGEVFIANLSHSGKQLTSGKIYIKDSIKPKAPTIQEVIITENKNIWVKWKTNYKDIPSKNFIAEMSYSKKGQTDGLSLNISSTSHEILGSDLEPNTVYALKIRTYSDFSNRFSDWSEDLEFNSPPSSQGVFNVVIVLICIIVVIITTALFWCVVRLKTKWWDNIPKCSNSVIGHMVPGVPKVLDAPKLLISPIHLDSSEVDQTEGKSWKKSFMEDGSSGGHQQGSCSELDYSSLGYAHVDPTSPALNNVQIISLCQEALRQVFPNLDNSYGNSKKPFVLDPPVNAVSLMKDSGGSSCYNNLTYSSTAAPSSFKESEPSKTFPFSTQPCHVDISRHAPQMCLGTGQPGLHLSTNGTPALLTDFSYKLSDCSDSKTTRSAEDTCLTFGSDDSNVSAPLSRISVVTRNQRFSEAVCKGSVRGTDATMDMPLLPTGLQDVDSGETLIYDMNPCYHSTQVPGCSLAPSDDSYQALQSLGPNSLDPVIAGQSADQGRHVNVSEVPHTSAGNTPLHFLPNSQGGQCLTLGSPFLTAFCADQAMQVQCDSSYHCL, encoded by the exons atgtatttcttatttcttatgaTGCTCACAAACTCGGATACTGTGAATGCTGATGATG CAATGAGTAATGGAAATCTTCAGTGCTTCAATGACTATGACAAAAGTATGGTTTGTCTTTTAACTACTGAGTCTAACTGTAGTGGATACAACTTGGAATTGATTTtggatgaaaagaaaat ATGTAAAGAACTTTGTGCTTTTGAAGACAAGAAGAGTTCCAGTGTGGTTTCCAAATGTAGCTGCTCTATTAAGAACATGACCCTAATTATTGGGGAGGTGTTTATAGCAAATCTTTCACATTCTGGGAAGCAACTGACTTCTGGAAAAATCTATATCAAAGACAGCA TAAAACCCAAAGCCCCCACCATCCAAGAAGTGATCATAACAGAAAATAAGAATATCTGGGTCAAATGGAAGACAAACTATAAGGATATACCCTCTAAAAATTTTATTGCCGAAATGAGCTACAGCAAGAAAGGACAAACTGATGGG TTGTCCCTAAATATCTCATCAACTTCCCATGAAATACTTGGCAGTGACTTGGAACCAAACACCGTTTATGCTCTGAAGATCAGAACCTATTCCGACTTTAGTAACCGTTTCAGTGACTGGAGTGAAGACTTAGAATTTAATAGTC CTCCATCATCTCAAGGAGTGTtcaatgttgttattgttttaatttgcattattgTTGTGATCATCACAACTGCTCTGTTTTGGTGTGTTGTGAG ACTCAAAACCAAGTGGTGGGATAACATTCCTAAATGTTCAAACTCAGTGATTGGGCATATGGTTCCAGGAGTACCTAAG GTATTGGATGCTCCCAAACTTCTTATATCCCCCATCCATTTAGATTCTTCCGAAGTGGACCAAACAGAAGGAAAATCATG GAAAAAATCCTTTATGGAGGATGGCAGCAGTGGTGGACACCAGCAAGGCAGTTGCTCTGAGCTTGACTACTCTTCACTGGGTTATGCTCACGTAGACCCCACCAGTCCGGCCCTTAATAATGTGCAGATAATCAGTCTTTGTCAAGAGGCCCTGAGACAAGTCTTTCCCAACCTTGATAATTCCTATGGGAATTCCAAGAAGCCATTTGTCTTAGACCCTCCGGTAAATGCTGTCAGTTTAATGAAGGATTCTGGAGGCTCGTCTTGCTACAACAACTTGACCTACTCCAGCACAGCAGCCCCCAGCAGCTTCAAGGAGTCAGAACCAAGCAAGACCTTTCCATTTTCTACTCAGCCGTGCCATGTTGACATCTCACGCCATGCTCCACAAATGTGTCTTGGTACTGGTCAACCAGGCCTCCATTTGTCTACAAATGGCACACCTGCTTTGCTAACCGATTTTTCATATAAATTGTCTGACTGCTCTGATTCCAAGACCACCAGGTCAGCGGAAGACACCTGTCTGACCTTTGGCTCTGACGACAGCAATGTGTCTGCACCTCTCAGTCGTATCAGTGTTGTTACTAGAAATCAGCGCTTCAGTGAGGCGGTCTGCAAGGGTAGTGTGAGAGGGACTGATGCCACCATGGACATGCCACTGCTACCAACAGGCTTACAGGATGTGGACAGTGGAGAGACGCTGATTTATGATATGAATCCATGCTACCACAGCACTCAGGTCCCTGGATGTAGCCTAGCCCCAAGTGACGATAGTTATCAGGCTTTACAGAGCCTGGGGCCAAATAGCCTAGATCCAGTTATTGCAGGGCAGAGTGCGGATCAGGGCAGGCACGTCAACGTGTCTGAGGTCCCCCATACTTCTGCAGGGAACACTCCTCTACATTTCCTACCCAACTCCCAGGGAGGACAATGTCTGACACTTGGAAGTCCTTTTCTCACTGCTTTCTGTGCAGACCAAGCCATGCAAGTACAGTGTGATAGCTCTTATCATTGTCTGTGA
- the il4r.1 gene encoding uncharacterized protein il4r.1 isoform X1: MYFLFLMMLTNSDTVNADDAMSNGNLQCFNDYDKSMVCLLTTESNCSGYNLELILDEKKIRCKELCAFEDKKSSSVVSKCSCSIKNMTLIIGEVFIANLSHSGKQLTSGKIYIKDSIKPKAPTIQEVIITENKNIWVKWKTNYKDIPSKNFIAEMSYSKKGQTDGLSLNISSTSHEILGSDLEPNTVYALKIRTYSDFSNRFSDWSEDLEFNSPPSSQGVFNVVIVLICIIVVIITTALFWCVVRLKTKWWDNIPKCSNSVIGHMVPGVPKVLDAPKLLISPIHLDSSEVDQTEGKSWKKSFMEDGSSGGHQQGSCSELDYSSLGYAHVDPTSPALNNVQIISLCQEALRQVFPNLDNSYGNSKKPFVLDPPVNAVSLMKDSGGSSCYNNLTYSSTAAPSSFKESEPSKTFPFSTQPCHVDISRHAPQMCLGTGQPGLHLSTNGTPALLTDFSYKLSDCSDSKTTRSAEDTCLTFGSDDSNVSAPLSRISVVTRNQRFSEAVCKGSVRGTDATMDMPLLPTGLQDVDSGETLIYDMNPCYHSTQVPGCSLAPSDDSYQALQSLGPNSLDPVIAGQSADQGRHVNVSEVPHTSAGNTPLHFLPNSQGGQCLTLGSPFLTAFCADQAMQVQCDSSYHCL; the protein is encoded by the exons atgtatttcttatttcttatgaTGCTCACAAACTCGGATACTGTGAATGCTGATGATG CAATGAGTAATGGAAATCTTCAGTGCTTCAATGACTATGACAAAAGTATGGTTTGTCTTTTAACTACTGAGTCTAACTGTAGTGGATACAACTTGGAATTGATTTtggatgaaaagaaaat CAGATGTAAAGAACTTTGTGCTTTTGAAGACAAGAAGAGTTCCAGTGTGGTTTCCAAATGTAGCTGCTCTATTAAGAACATGACCCTAATTATTGGGGAGGTGTTTATAGCAAATCTTTCACATTCTGGGAAGCAACTGACTTCTGGAAAAATCTATATCAAAGACAGCA TAAAACCCAAAGCCCCCACCATCCAAGAAGTGATCATAACAGAAAATAAGAATATCTGGGTCAAATGGAAGACAAACTATAAGGATATACCCTCTAAAAATTTTATTGCCGAAATGAGCTACAGCAAGAAAGGACAAACTGATGGG TTGTCCCTAAATATCTCATCAACTTCCCATGAAATACTTGGCAGTGACTTGGAACCAAACACCGTTTATGCTCTGAAGATCAGAACCTATTCCGACTTTAGTAACCGTTTCAGTGACTGGAGTGAAGACTTAGAATTTAATAGTC CTCCATCATCTCAAGGAGTGTtcaatgttgttattgttttaatttgcattattgTTGTGATCATCACAACTGCTCTGTTTTGGTGTGTTGTGAG ACTCAAAACCAAGTGGTGGGATAACATTCCTAAATGTTCAAACTCAGTGATTGGGCATATGGTTCCAGGAGTACCTAAG GTATTGGATGCTCCCAAACTTCTTATATCCCCCATCCATTTAGATTCTTCCGAAGTGGACCAAACAGAAGGAAAATCATG GAAAAAATCCTTTATGGAGGATGGCAGCAGTGGTGGACACCAGCAAGGCAGTTGCTCTGAGCTTGACTACTCTTCACTGGGTTATGCTCACGTAGACCCCACCAGTCCGGCCCTTAATAATGTGCAGATAATCAGTCTTTGTCAAGAGGCCCTGAGACAAGTCTTTCCCAACCTTGATAATTCCTATGGGAATTCCAAGAAGCCATTTGTCTTAGACCCTCCGGTAAATGCTGTCAGTTTAATGAAGGATTCTGGAGGCTCGTCTTGCTACAACAACTTGACCTACTCCAGCACAGCAGCCCCCAGCAGCTTCAAGGAGTCAGAACCAAGCAAGACCTTTCCATTTTCTACTCAGCCGTGCCATGTTGACATCTCACGCCATGCTCCACAAATGTGTCTTGGTACTGGTCAACCAGGCCTCCATTTGTCTACAAATGGCACACCTGCTTTGCTAACCGATTTTTCATATAAATTGTCTGACTGCTCTGATTCCAAGACCACCAGGTCAGCGGAAGACACCTGTCTGACCTTTGGCTCTGACGACAGCAATGTGTCTGCACCTCTCAGTCGTATCAGTGTTGTTACTAGAAATCAGCGCTTCAGTGAGGCGGTCTGCAAGGGTAGTGTGAGAGGGACTGATGCCACCATGGACATGCCACTGCTACCAACAGGCTTACAGGATGTGGACAGTGGAGAGACGCTGATTTATGATATGAATCCATGCTACCACAGCACTCAGGTCCCTGGATGTAGCCTAGCCCCAAGTGACGATAGTTATCAGGCTTTACAGAGCCTGGGGCCAAATAGCCTAGATCCAGTTATTGCAGGGCAGAGTGCGGATCAGGGCAGGCACGTCAACGTGTCTGAGGTCCCCCATACTTCTGCAGGGAACACTCCTCTACATTTCCTACCCAACTCCCAGGGAGGACAATGTCTGACACTTGGAAGTCCTTTTCTCACTGCTTTCTGTGCAGACCAAGCCATGCAAGTACAGTGTGATAGCTCTTATCATTGTCTGTGA